In Thermoflexus sp., one DNA window encodes the following:
- a CDS encoding branched-chain amino acid ABC transporter permease: MIREGRGGKRVRALEGARHAQITVAVGGMIAFLILLGQRHGFGALEYLQFVLDGLRGGSIYALVALGFVLIYRVTGVINFAQGAFVMLGPMLTAFFYEQKWPPAPGLRLALAALLSVGIVGALGMTIERLTLYPSRRASPLTRIIITVGVYLVLQGGALLLWGPYAKVLPSFTTLSLSDPTFRFGGVRVKAQSLWIAGTLIVTLLALGLFFGRTVVGKAMRACAVNRLAARLMGIPVDTMSTLAFGMAAAMGAIAGIVLGPVTRATYDMGLELGLKGFVAAIMGGLVSFPGAVLGGLLLGALENLWAGVTVAGFKDLFAFLVLILVLLLHPQGFAGTEAEVERA, translated from the coding sequence ATGATTCGAGAAGGGCGTGGGGGAAAAAGGGTTCGAGCCCTGGAAGGCGCCCGACACGCGCAGATCACCGTGGCGGTGGGGGGGATGATCGCCTTTCTGATCCTGTTGGGCCAGCGCCATGGCTTCGGCGCGCTGGAGTATCTCCAGTTCGTCCTGGATGGGTTGCGTGGGGGAAGCATTTACGCGCTGGTCGCCCTGGGCTTCGTGCTGATCTATCGGGTCACAGGGGTCATTAACTTCGCCCAGGGCGCCTTCGTGATGCTCGGCCCAATGCTCACGGCGTTTTTCTATGAACAGAAGTGGCCTCCTGCTCCCGGCCTCCGCCTGGCCCTGGCCGCGCTCCTATCCGTGGGGATCGTGGGGGCGCTGGGGATGACGATCGAGCGGCTCACCCTCTATCCGTCCCGTCGTGCTTCCCCCCTGACCCGGATCATCATCACGGTCGGCGTATATCTGGTGCTCCAGGGCGGCGCCCTCCTGCTCTGGGGGCCCTACGCGAAGGTCCTGCCTTCTTTCACCACCCTGAGCCTGTCCGATCCCACCTTTCGCTTCGGCGGGGTACGGGTGAAGGCTCAGAGCCTGTGGATCGCTGGCACCCTCATCGTTACCCTCCTGGCCCTCGGGTTGTTCTTCGGACGCACGGTCGTCGGCAAAGCGATGCGGGCGTGCGCTGTGAATCGCCTGGCGGCCCGGTTGATGGGCATCCCGGTGGATACCATGAGCACCCTGGCGTTCGGCATGGCAGCGGCCATGGGCGCCATCGCCGGGATCGTCCTGGGTCCAGTGACCCGGGCCACCTACGATATGGGTTTGGAGCTGGGGTTGAAGGGCTTTGTGGCCGCCATCATGGGCGGGCTGGTGAGCTTCCCCGGAGCGGTCCTGGGGGGCCTGCTCCTGGGGGCGCTGGAGAATCTGTGGGCAGGAGTTACGGTGGCCGGCTTTAAAGATCTCTTCGCCTTCCTGGTCCTGATCCTGGTCCTCCTGCTTCACCCCCAGGGCTTCGCCGGGACGGAGGCAGAGGTGGAACGGGCCTGA
- a CDS encoding branched-chain amino acid ABC transporter permease — translation MGRAGFPSNAIGFAIGLPLILAIGGLEAFRPMGLSLPALTGGLLTLDTMIRVGLFTIVLVGLNLLMGYAGQVSLGQAAFYGIGAFLSAILTVRARALGIPPALAEAWWWPWLVMLGSALLVGLAAYGIGRPILRLRGHYLAMATLGLGIVVYILLRENLGLPHLNLTGGFDGIQGIPRLRLGEVLLWPAWRYYFLVWLFAFGAIALGLRVVHSRVGRALRAIHGSEMAAESVGIPVPHYKAQIFGLSAAMAALAGSLYAHFQTTVIPATFGFGPSLELVVMSAVGGMASIWGAPFGALAILLVQEALRTQLHRVIPNAQGEFEAIAFGAILVLMMLFLPEGLTTGGLRWFRSRMGLRPQ, via the coding sequence ATGGGTCGCGCCGGATTCCCTTCGAACGCCATCGGGTTCGCCATCGGACTTCCGCTGATCCTCGCCATCGGGGGGCTGGAGGCCTTCCGACCGATGGGGCTCTCGCTGCCGGCCCTGACCGGGGGGCTGCTCACCCTGGACACCATGATCCGGGTCGGTCTGTTCACGATCGTGCTGGTGGGCCTGAATCTCCTGATGGGGTATGCGGGACAGGTCTCCCTGGGGCAGGCGGCCTTCTACGGGATAGGGGCCTTTCTCTCCGCCATCCTGACGGTGCGCGCCCGCGCGCTGGGCATACCCCCTGCGCTGGCGGAGGCCTGGTGGTGGCCATGGCTGGTGATGCTGGGGAGCGCCTTGCTGGTTGGCCTGGCGGCTTATGGGATCGGACGTCCGATCCTGCGGTTGCGGGGCCACTACTTGGCGATGGCCACCCTGGGCCTGGGGATCGTGGTGTATATCCTGCTCCGGGAGAACCTGGGGCTGCCTCATCTGAATCTCACCGGCGGCTTCGATGGCATCCAGGGGATCCCCCGCCTGCGGCTGGGGGAGGTCCTGCTCTGGCCGGCATGGCGCTATTACTTCCTGGTCTGGCTCTTCGCCTTCGGCGCCATCGCCCTGGGCCTGCGGGTGGTTCATTCTCGCGTGGGGCGAGCGCTGAGGGCGATCCACGGCAGCGAGATGGCCGCGGAGAGCGTGGGGATACCCGTTCCTCACTACAAAGCCCAGATTTTTGGCCTCAGCGCGGCGATGGCCGCCCTGGCCGGGAGCCTCTACGCCCACTTTCAGACCACCGTGATCCCGGCCACCTTCGGATTCGGCCCATCGCTGGAGCTGGTGGTGATGTCCGCGGTGGGCGGTATGGCCAGCATCTGGGGAGCGCCCTTCGGGGCGCTGGCCATCCTGCTGGTTCAGGAGGCGCTGCGCACCCAGCTCCACCGGGTGATCCCGAATGCCCAGGGGGAATTTGAGGCCATCGCCTTCGGCGCCATCCTGGTGCTGATGATGCTGTTCCTGCCCGAGGGACTGACCACGGGAGGGCTCCGCTGGTTCCGGAGCCGCATGGGATTACGCCCTCAGTAG
- a CDS encoding ABC transporter ATP-binding protein, translating to MWHVSPDGTGERSEVPLLEIFRVSKAFGGLMALMEVSLGVRPGQIKGLIGPNGAGKTTLFNLITGMLQPTSGDIRFQGRSIVGLPPYRIAALGIARTFQNVQLFPGMTVFEHVLVGGHRHGQSGLLGAILQTSRARQEEQAAQARAWRILERVGLAAWADRPAESLPLGLQRILEIARALAASPRLLLLDEPGAGLNPAEKVQLAQLIRSLPEEGITVLLVEHDMNLVMGLADEIAVLDYGRLIAEGSPEAIRQDPRVIAAYLGEEDEVWDAARG from the coding sequence ATGTGGCACGTCAGCCCGGATGGAACAGGGGAGCGATCCGAAGTGCCGTTGCTGGAGATCTTCCGGGTCTCCAAGGCCTTCGGGGGATTAATGGCCCTGATGGAGGTCTCGCTTGGTGTGCGGCCGGGCCAGATCAAGGGGTTGATCGGCCCCAATGGGGCGGGGAAGACCACGCTGTTCAACCTGATCACCGGGATGCTACAGCCGACCTCAGGGGACATCCGCTTCCAGGGGCGCTCCATCGTCGGGCTTCCACCCTATCGGATCGCCGCCCTGGGGATCGCCCGCACGTTCCAGAATGTGCAGCTGTTCCCCGGTATGACGGTTTTCGAACACGTGCTGGTGGGCGGGCACCGCCACGGCCAGAGCGGCCTCTTGGGAGCGATCCTTCAGACCTCCCGGGCCCGACAGGAGGAGCAGGCAGCGCAGGCCCGAGCATGGAGGATCCTGGAGCGGGTGGGCCTGGCGGCATGGGCGGACCGTCCGGCGGAGAGCCTGCCGTTAGGCCTGCAGCGGATCCTGGAGATCGCCCGGGCCCTGGCGGCCTCCCCCCGACTCCTGCTCCTGGATGAGCCCGGGGCGGGGTTGAATCCGGCGGAGAAGGTTCAACTGGCCCAGCTGATCCGTTCCCTTCCCGAGGAAGGAATCACGGTGCTCCTGGTGGAGCACGATATGAACCTGGTGATGGGGCTGGCGGACGAGATCGCGGTCCTGGATTACGGTCGGTTAATCGCCGAGGGTTCGCCGGAAGCGATCCGTCAGGACCCCCGGGTGATCGCCGCCTATCTGGGCGAGGAAGACGAGGTGTGGGATGCGGCTCGAGGTTGA